CCAGTTAAGGaagacaagaaagaagttgCCCCAGAAGCTGAAGATGCCGAATCCGAGTTTGACATCTACAACTCTAAGGTCATTGCCTGTGCCATCGACAAGCCAGAAGCTTGTGAAATGTGCTCTGGTTAATCTTTGCTCTTTCTAGTTTTTCTATTCtaatttgttgttttctatttgggtttcatttattttctaATAATTCGGTGTATTTTACTTTTgatacaatttttttttactggttttctttatctttcaCATTATGAGTTAGTCATGTCCACCTTTCACATCtttaatttcatatttttttattaaaataacGATataaacataaaaaataataatcttcatttaatattaaaaaagCATTATATTTCTCTTAAATTATATTAGTTTATATTATAGCGGTCTTGATACGCTACTCCATTGTAGTTCAATTTTCCTGATCCTTAGGCTGGAGACCGGGTAAGTAAATTTCTCAAGACGCTCCTGTCAACAATCAAGAAATCGAAAAAGGGTAATAGCAAGTAAGCCATAATAGCAGTACATTCTTTTGCAAAAGCTTTGTAATTGGTTTTACCACATCAAACACATTTGACCACATCAAACAGTGTTCAATTGCTTGAAAAACTGAAGGTATAACAGTCGTGGCGAAAGGTCGACAAAGAGCTGTAAAGAATAAGCCAAACAGGTTCACTGTGCTGAATTTTAGAGCAACTAACACATTTATTCGACAAATGGTGGCAAATAGTATGAACTTAGCAGATATACTCAAGGATGAAGTATCCCTTGAGAGAGTTAAGGAGTTAAAGGACCAGCTTCTTAAGGAGAAATCCACTATTGATTACCAACTAAGTAAAGAATCGAACAAGAATTACGAAGCTGTGCAAGAGAGTATAAAGCTACTAAACATATCACAAAAGGATGTTATTGAGGTGAAAGATCAGTTATCTAAAGTTAAGACGCTCAGTGATGAGAGCAAGTCATCAATATCCAGATATGACATTATCTTCGATGCAACTAGAATGTATGAAAAGGTAGACATGACCTCGGAGATATACGATAAGATTGTAGCATTTAGTGATACAGTAGAACAGGTCAACAGAATGCTTGATACGGAACTAGCACAAGATGGTTTAGAAACTGGCTGTCCCTATTTGATTCAAATCCATTACCTGCTAACAACGATAAGAAACTTTCAGGATCAAATGACAATTATGGCTAATGTATCCACAGATGATGTACAACGTACATGCCAAAAGCTTTTTTCTAAAGTTTCTGGTCTAGTGGATAAATTTGATCAGCTATTGGAATCACTTATATATGACATTGTCGAAATGATAAGAGCTGAAAATTATTCTTTAGTAGTGAGATTgttcaaaataatagattttGAAGAACGAGAAGACCTGAGGATTGAGGCCATTAGAAACAttatcaagaagaaagagatagAAGCAGAAAAGTCAACATTTAAAAAGCTACCTAGTTCTAAGAACATTGGTAGACTGGAACTTGAAAGTAATTCTAAGGCATTAGAATATCCAACAGATCAAGGGCTatatcaagaaattatAAATGGTACAATAACAACGAGAGTACAGTCGAGAGGCTACAAAAATTTGTTGtacaataaaatcaaacaaTCGATACAAGAAATGTTTATTGAAGTCCGCAAAGAGTACGATGGCgataaaaaatttgatgtACTTAACAATCTTGATTGGGTGTTCAACGAGTTACTTGTTGTTAAGGACTATGTGTCCAAGTATTCCCCTCCCTAttggaatatatttgaCAAATACTACCAATTCTACTATGATGAGCTTCACATCTTAATCAATGAGTTAGTTGATGCTGAACCGGAAACAATCATTATATTAGATATTATAGATTTTGACAAAACATTCCAGAATACTTTGGTCAAGGACTTTGGCTTTAAGAGGAAAGAAACGAAGACAGTTATTGGTGACACACAGAAGGAAACACTATTCAAAGACTATTTGAATCTAATTGTGATCAAAATGACCGAATGGCTTGGGAACTTACAAAAGACGGAGTTCAAAACGTTCAAAGATCGTTCTATTCCTCCACAATCAGATGCCGAGAActtgttattattagaaGGGACAAAGACATGCTTTCAAATGTTCAGTCAACAAGTTGAAGTGGCTGCCGGTTCAAGTCAGGCAAAGATTTTAGTTGGTGTTATTGAGAAGTTTTCCGAACTTATTGAAAATAGATTAAGCAATTGGATTTCTGTTGTAGACGAAGAAGTGAGAAGACTAatgaaatataatgaaCTTTATGACCTTGATCCTAATGCTATCGCCCCTGAAAACGAAGTTCCAGGTGGTCTACTAGAGTATGTTATTGCTCTTGCAAATGACCAGATGAGGGCTGCCGACTATGCAATGGCAATTGGTTCCAAATACGGAGCCATGGTGACCAAAGCATACGAGAAGGAAATTCAAACAAACATTGACAATATTCTTGACAGATTTGCAGATGTGAGTCAAGTATGTATATCAGCTCTGCTTACAATTATCTTTGATGACCTTAAGAAACCATACAGTGAGATATTTAGCAAGACATGGTATAAAGGTAGCCAGGCACAACAAATTTCAGATACAATTTCTGAATACCTTGAAGATATAAAGGTACTGATGAACCCAGTTTTGTATGGGCTGTTTATGGAAAGGCTAATTGAAAATACTATATTAGGTTATATTGGGGCATTGAAGTATGAACACAGTATAAAGAATAAGAACAACAAGTTCTTAGAGAGTGTCAAACGTGATTTCGAGATCTTTTATAAGCTCTTCGCTACATATATTGGTTCCTCAGACGAGACCATAGAAATAGTGAAGGAGAAATTTGAA
The Nakaseomyces glabratus chromosome J, complete sequence genome window above contains:
- the SEC6 gene encoding SNARE-binding exocyst subunit SEC6 (CAGL0J03168g~Ortholog(s) have role in cell separation after cytokinesis and cell cortex of growing cell tip, cell division site, cortical dynamic polarity patch, exocyst, lateral cell cortex, nucleus localization), coding for MVANSMNLADILKDEVSLERVKELKDQLLKEKSTIDYQLSKESNKNYEAVQESIKLLNISQKDVIEVKDQLSKVKTLSDESKSSISRYDIIFDATRMYEKVDMTSEIYDKIVAFSDTVEQVNRMLDTELAQDGLETGCPYLIQIHYLLTTIRNFQDQMTIMANVSTDDVQRTCQKLFSKVSGLVDKFDQLLESLIYDIVEMIRAENYSLVVRLFKIIDFEEREDLRIEAIRNIIKKKEIEAEKSTFKKLPSSKNIGRLELESNSKALEYPTDQGLYQEIINGTITTRVQSRGYKNLLYNKIKQSIQEMFIEVRKEYDGDKKFDVLNNLDWVFNELLVVKDYVSKYSPPYWNIFDKYYQFYYDELHILINELVDAEPETIIILDIIDFDKTFQNTLVKDFGFKRKETKTVIGDTQKETLFKDYLNLIVIKMTEWLGNLQKTEFKTFKDRSIPPQSDAENLLLLEGTKTCFQMFSQQVEVAAGSSQAKILVGVIEKFSELIENRLSNWISVVDEEVRRLMKYNELYDLDPNAIAPENEVPGGLLEYVIALANDQMRAADYAMAIGSKYGAMVTKAYEKEIQTNIDNILDRFADVSQVCISALLTIIFDDLKKPYSEIFSKTWYKGSQAQQISDTISEYLEDIKVLMNPVLYGLFMERLIENTILGYIGALKYEHSIKNKNNKFLESVKRDFEIFYKLFATYIGSSDETIEIVKEKFEVMDYFMDLCCEPIDSVMGIWDNFLQRYPDVPVVILEFVLKSRKDIDRSRRKKLVQRAIDLSLRPEHLAFISSEEYEPSYLSNFTIKSAKKSEDVGDDY